A genome region from Clostridium pasteurianum includes the following:
- a CDS encoding GNAT family N-acetyltransferase — MNDKVVIRKGNKEDASKMVEYLKEIGGESDFLTFGKNELNVNVSDEENFIDNSNKNENSLFLVAEVNGKIVGNLNFSAGKNSKVRHVGEFGVSVLKAYWGNKIGNELIEYLIKWSKHTGIIKKINLMVREDNVRAIKLYKKIGFVEEGILKREFLSEGKFYSGISMGFYVN, encoded by the coding sequence ATGAACGATAAAGTAGTGATAAGAAAAGGAAATAAGGAAGATGCTTCTAAAATGGTAGAATATTTAAAAGAGATTGGTGGAGAATCTGATTTTTTGACATTTGGTAAAAATGAACTTAATGTAAATGTATCAGATGAAGAAAATTTTATTGATAATTCAAACAAAAATGAAAATTCACTTTTTCTTGTGGCTGAGGTCAACGGTAAAATAGTGGGAAACCTAAACTTTTCAGCAGGAAAAAACTCAAAAGTTAGACATGTTGGTGAATTTGGAGTAAGTGTACTTAAAGCTTATTGGGGAAATAAAATAGGAAATGAATTGATTGAATATTTAATAAAATGGAGCAAGCATACGGGAATAATTAAGAAAATAAATCTCATGGTTAGAGAGGATAATGTTCGCGCAATAAAGTTGTATAAAAAAATAGGCTTTGTAGAGGAGGGAATATTAAAGCGTGAATTTTTATCAGAAGGAAAATTTTATAGCGGTATATCCATGGGGTTTTATGTTAACTAA
- a CDS encoding helix-turn-helix domain-containing protein encodes MKSYKILSVGDKLKNLREKYNLRQEDLAGDEITRNLISQIEHNKAKLTKNAATVIIKNLIAICKEHKFDLNECVNYLMEDEKGQASKILDTYIKELKDLSIYKDNTFCNKLNEVEEFLANWDFKDKKIAIFELAGDYFCNINDFYNSSIYYEKVKALIDMNNSNENIISILRKLSMVYFYMGKYEADIKCCEFAINKITNMNNEYYYIFVFNSALCYIELKEYKKALNRLSAIEETIKKVNMDKYYEVLMSKAICFQELKEYRKSLGIYDILSEYIDKDNYEKQILILVNTSEIYIELSKYDLVEKNLNIIMDNIGKLNNDNNELSRLYFEMSKIYKSLNNLKKAEDYCSKSLNYAKKTNNYHMLNNIFIQLIDIYTLTKNNKAMTNIKNEFFMLTGKENKLDTAIMYKLIGFYLNTEDIQSLKEIYAFTEKFV; translated from the coding sequence ATGAAGAGTTATAAGATACTGTCAGTAGGTGACAAGCTTAAAAATTTAAGAGAAAAATACAATTTAAGACAAGAAGACTTAGCTGGAGATGAAATAACTAGAAATCTTATAAGCCAAATTGAACATAATAAAGCTAAACTAACAAAAAATGCAGCAACTGTAATAATTAAAAACCTAATTGCAATTTGCAAAGAGCACAAATTTGACCTTAATGAATGTGTAAACTATCTAATGGAAGATGAGAAAGGTCAAGCCAGTAAAATACTTGATACGTATATAAAGGAACTTAAGGATTTAAGTATATATAAGGATAATACATTCTGTAATAAATTAAATGAAGTAGAAGAATTCCTAGCAAATTGGGATTTTAAAGATAAAAAAATAGCCATTTTCGAATTGGCGGGAGATTATTTTTGCAATATCAACGACTTTTATAATAGTTCTATATACTATGAAAAAGTTAAAGCATTAATTGACATGAATAATTCTAATGAAAACATCATATCTATTTTAAGGAAATTATCCATGGTCTATTTTTACATGGGCAAATATGAAGCTGATATAAAATGCTGCGAATTTGCAATAAACAAAATCACTAACATGAATAATGAATATTATTATATTTTTGTATTTAACAGTGCTTTATGTTACATAGAACTTAAGGAATACAAAAAAGCCTTGAATCGACTATCAGCAATAGAAGAAACAATAAAGAAGGTAAACATGGATAAATATTATGAAGTATTAATGTCAAAAGCTATTTGCTTTCAAGAACTTAAGGAATATAGAAAAAGTCTAGGTATATATGATATATTATCAGAATATATTGATAAAGATAATTATGAAAAACAAATTTTAATATTAGTTAATACATCAGAAATTTACATAGAGCTTTCTAAATATGATTTAGTAGAAAAAAATTTAAATATTATAATGGATAATATAGGTAAACTTAATAATGATAATAACGAATTATCCAGGTTGTATTTTGAAATGAGTAAAATATACAAGAGTTTAAATAATTTAAAAAAGGCAGAAGATTATTGTTCAAAATCTTTAAATTATGCAAAAAAAACTAATAATTATCATATGTTAAATAATATTTTCATACAATTAATTGATATATATACTTTAACCAAAAATAATAAGGCAATGACAAATATTAAAAATGAATTCTTTATGCTTACAGGCAAAGAAAACAAACTAGATACTGCCATTATGTATAAACTAATAGGTTTTTATTTAAATACAGAAGATATTCAATCTCTTAAAGAAATATATGCTTTCACTGAAAAATTTGTATGA
- a CDS encoding L,D-transpeptidase family protein, with protein MKKFKTIFVLISTFVLAIIMIPTKLFAYSDTLPVTHLRNLGNSRQVVLVTTESFNTCIAKIQTFEKTYGIWKQVLSPTAAVIGVNGFAVNKVEGDGKSPVGKFTLRLGFGKYDNPGLKVHYRKVTSNDYWVDDPNSEYYNTWQEGPSNGRWNSAENLLRTDSAYDYAMVINYNTHPIIKGKGSAIFFHLWRNSISGTAGCTATDEETLLSVMRWLDPAKKPVIVQGPASKILKHSKNNR; from the coding sequence ATGAAAAAGTTTAAAACCATTTTTGTTTTAATATCAACTTTTGTACTAGCTATAATTATGATACCCACAAAATTATTTGCATATTCAGATACGCTGCCAGTAACTCATTTAAGGAATTTAGGAAATTCACGTCAGGTAGTATTAGTTACCACGGAGTCTTTTAATACTTGTATTGCCAAAATTCAGACTTTTGAAAAAACATATGGCATTTGGAAACAGGTATTAAGTCCAACGGCAGCTGTTATAGGTGTAAACGGATTTGCAGTAAACAAAGTTGAAGGTGATGGCAAATCGCCTGTAGGTAAGTTCACTTTGAGGCTGGGTTTTGGAAAATATGATAATCCCGGTTTAAAGGTACATTACAGAAAAGTTACAAGTAATGACTATTGGGTAGATGACCCTAATTCTGAGTACTACAATACCTGGCAAGAGGGACCTAGTAATGGTAGATGGAATTCTGCTGAGAATCTACTGAGAACTGATTCTGCATATGATTACGCAATGGTGATAAATTATAACACGCACCCTATAATAAAGGGAAAAGGCAGTGCTATCTTTTTTCATTTGTGGAGAAATTCTATAAGTGGAACAGCAGGTTGTACAGCTACTGATGAAGAAACTTTACTGTCTGTAATGAGATGGTTAGATCCTGCTAAAAAACCTGTTATTGTACAGGGTCCCGCTTCTAAAATATTAAAACATAGCAAAAATAACAGGTAA
- a CDS encoding GNAT family N-acetyltransferase, whose product MKLLRPSIEYKNQVLEYKNEFIKNGDDLAGTSYLSEYDDYEEWMKFVLDNENEDTKHTEVTADVFLLVREEDNKLVGMINIRHTLNDYLYNYGGHIGYSVKKSERRKGYAKQMLKMALERCRKLKIMKVLITCDSNNIASQKTIKSCGGILENELPHDEGITQRYWIKL is encoded by the coding sequence ATGAAATTATTAAGACCATCTATAGAGTATAAAAATCAAGTTTTAGAATACAAAAATGAATTTATAAAAAATGGTGATGATTTAGCTGGTACATCATATTTATCAGAGTACGATGATTATGAAGAATGGATGAAATTTGTACTAGACAACGAGAATGAGGATACAAAGCATACTGAAGTAACTGCGGATGTGTTTTTATTAGTCAGGGAAGAAGACAATAAATTAGTTGGTATGATAAATATTAGACATACACTAAATGACTATTTATATAATTATGGAGGGCACATTGGATATAGTGTAAAAAAATCTGAACGTAGAAAAGGTTATGCTAAACAGATGTTAAAAATGGCACTGGAAAGATGCAGAAAGCTCAAAATTATGAAAGTTTTAATTACCTGCGACTCTAATAATATTGCTTCACAAAAGACCATAAAATCCTGCGGAGGAATATTAGAAAATGAGTTGCCTCATGATGAAGGAATAACTCAAAGATATTGGATTAAATTATAA
- a CDS encoding dienelactone hydrolase family protein has protein sequence MLTREEILRKEVVYKLNSMEMINISRNIECWICENKKTFIDLYSSKNSKGKSPVVVLVHGEAKDVNFKESGQYTSLAKLVASVGLRAVTFNHKVLSDGFTIEEVNSDINNILKYLIENADKLSIDKDRIGIWCFSGGAPFGLYAAMNNCSDYIRCAAVYYGLTDFKRIGELISTSINLKDSEIREYSPVNLIKSESYKIPPLFIARAGLDSSAINEPLDEFIMKALINNLTVDVYNHPTGNHAFDLFDDNDRSREIIAETLDFFKKHLEQV, from the coding sequence ATGTTAACGAGAGAAGAGATTCTAAGAAAAGAAGTAGTTTATAAGCTCAATAGTATGGAAATGATTAATATATCAAGAAACATAGAGTGTTGGATTTGTGAAAATAAAAAGACTTTTATAGATTTGTATTCTAGTAAAAATTCAAAAGGTAAATCACCTGTTGTAGTATTGGTTCATGGGGAAGCTAAAGATGTAAATTTTAAAGAATCAGGTCAGTATACTTCACTGGCGAAGTTGGTAGCTTCAGTAGGGTTAAGGGCGGTAACATTTAACCATAAGGTTTTATCAGATGGATTTACTATAGAAGAAGTTAATAGCGATATAAATAATATTCTTAAGTATCTTATAGAAAATGCTGACAAATTAAGTATAGATAAAGATAGAATTGGCATTTGGTGTTTTTCCGGAGGTGCTCCATTTGGTTTATATGCAGCAATGAATAATTGTTCTGATTATATACGGTGTGCAGCGGTTTATTATGGATTAACTGATTTTAAGCGCATAGGTGAATTAATTTCAACTAGTATTAATCTAAAGGATTCAGAAATAAGGGAATATTCACCTGTAAACCTAATAAAAAGTGAATCATATAAGATTCCACCTTTGTTTATTGCCAGAGCAGGACTAGATAGTTCGGCAATTAATGAACCGCTTGATGAATTTATAATGAAGGCACTTATAAATAATCTTACTGTTGATGTTTATAATCATCCTACAGGTAATCATGCATTTGATTTATTTGATGATAATGACAGAAGCCGTGAGATAATAGCTGAAACACTGGACTTTTTTAAAAAGCATTTGGAGCAAGTTTGA
- a CDS encoding cysteine hydrolase, with protein MIYFCPVHNKFFKSSMNNNYRSILRQEQNLTIIDKWNEVPVPPAPTLTSVKIDPKTTALLILDMENTICKSSNCKTTVNNIQNLLNTARKNNMLIIYSLTPGGNPSEIFEPLAPQSDELIVQSNVDKFYNTNLSQTLREKGIKTVIVTGYSANGAVLDTATSAAFRGYNIIVPVDSISADNPYAEQYTAWHMLNSPGTRNKSVLSKVDLISIQ; from the coding sequence ATGATATATTTTTGCCCTGTGCACAACAAATTTTTTAAAAGTTCTATGAATAATAATTACAGAAGCATTCTGCGTCAAGAACAGAACCTAACCATCATAGATAAATGGAATGAGGTCCCTGTTCCCCCTGCACCTACCTTAACAAGTGTAAAGATTGACCCTAAAACCACTGCACTTTTAATATTAGATATGGAAAATACTATATGTAAAAGTTCTAATTGCAAAACTACCGTAAATAACATTCAAAATTTATTAAATACAGCTCGCAAAAATAACATGCTAATCATCTACAGCCTCACACCCGGTGGAAACCCTTCAGAAATTTTTGAACCTTTAGCACCTCAATCAGATGAGCTCATTGTACAATCAAATGTAGATAAATTCTACAATACAAATTTAAGCCAAACACTGCGTGAGAAAGGAATTAAAACTGTTATAGTTACGGGTTATTCTGCCAATGGTGCAGTTTTAGATACAGCTACAAGTGCTGCTTTTCGTGGTTACAATATAATTGTTCCAGTTGATTCAATATCTGCGGATAATCCCTATGCAGAGCAATATACTGCTTGGCATATGCTTAATAGTCCTGGAACTAGAAATAAGTCAGTATTATCAAAGGTAGACTTAATATCAATTCAATAA
- a CDS encoding ASCH domain-containing protein, translating into MEHESVKKMWQEYLKSIGEDVDNTNKSYTSWYFCDNEKSANDLAELVKSGVKRGTSSLYYWYKVENEELPKEGEHSIITDWNGIATSIIRTKKVTVLPFENVNQELAEIEGEGDKSLEYWRKEHIHFFTKELEEKGIEFSEDMLVVFEEFEVVYK; encoded by the coding sequence ATGGAGCATGAATCAGTAAAAAAAATGTGGCAGGAGTACTTAAAATCCATAGGAGAAGATGTTGATAACACCAATAAAAGTTATACATCATGGTATTTTTGCGATAATGAAAAAAGTGCTAATGATTTAGCAGAGCTCGTTAAAAGTGGAGTTAAGCGAGGAACCAGCAGTCTTTATTACTGGTATAAAGTGGAGAATGAAGAACTGCCCAAAGAAGGGGAGCACAGCATAATTACGGATTGGAATGGAATAGCTACTTCTATTATAAGAACTAAAAAAGTAACTGTACTGCCTTTTGAGAATGTAAATCAGGAACTTGCAGAAATAGAAGGCGAAGGAGACAAGTCTTTAGAATACTGGAGAAAAGAACATATTCATTTTTTTACAAAGGAATTAGAGGAAAAAGGTATAGAATTTTCAGAAGATATGCTTGTAGTGTTTGAGGAATTTGAAGTGGTGTATAAATAA
- a CDS encoding SUV3 family DEAD/DEAH box RNA helicase, producing MKKSGKQRDFKKLKSQINHIEEIVYHSKPGALIDQETAIRKKIRQLKDMENEGFKDYKDTYDSYIELLEETSKRMLDHYNKKNGTDFNFYEVLRGNYNVFLNSGFLTVLTKYHIPKLIAKEFEEKFPDSPKDEYLETRRMHRKFYIHLGDTNTGKTYNAVERLKKAKHGVYLSPLRILALENFEKLNNEGIACDLLTGEEEILKPGSTHVSCTIEKVNLKDHYDIAVIDEIQMISDEFRGMAWSRAVLGLKCDEIHICGAANAKSILEKILKECGDDYEIKEYKRSIPLEVESKSFNYKDIKAGDAVVVFSKKRVLSIAQQYSSKGVKASIIYGDLPPEVRKAQYQQFINKETKVLVTTDAIGMGVNLPIRRIIFMNIKKFDGEEIRELTSQEVKQISGRAGRKGIYDVGYVAGAGDTQDFLKSKLEEEDKEIEKAVIGPSDAILRIKELPLREKLALWSTREEKLDYYTKMDISDYILILDRIKRYKLKEEVEWDLLKVPFDVSSEELMDTFLGYVDELFINKQDSLFKPQCFKGNLDDLEIYYQKINMYYSFSKIFNLDFDVEWVYSERMKVSEDINDILIRI from the coding sequence ATGAAAAAAAGTGGTAAGCAAAGGGATTTTAAAAAATTAAAGAGCCAAATTAATCACATTGAAGAGATTGTATATCATTCAAAGCCTGGAGCACTCATAGATCAGGAGACAGCTATAAGGAAGAAAATACGACAGCTAAAGGATATGGAAAATGAAGGCTTTAAGGATTATAAAGATACATATGATAGTTATATTGAATTGTTAGAGGAAACATCTAAAAGGATGCTGGACCATTATAATAAGAAAAATGGAACGGATTTTAATTTCTATGAAGTTTTGAGGGGAAATTATAATGTCTTTTTAAATTCAGGATTTTTGACAGTGCTTACTAAATACCATATACCAAAGCTTATTGCAAAGGAATTTGAAGAGAAGTTTCCAGACAGCCCTAAAGATGAATATCTTGAAACTAGGAGAATGCACAGAAAGTTTTACATTCATCTAGGTGACACCAATACAGGAAAAACCTATAATGCTGTGGAACGTCTTAAAAAGGCAAAACATGGTGTATATTTATCGCCACTAAGGATTCTTGCATTAGAAAATTTTGAAAAATTAAATAATGAAGGTATAGCCTGTGATTTATTAACTGGCGAGGAGGAGATATTGAAGCCGGGTTCTACGCATGTTTCTTGTACCATAGAAAAGGTTAATTTAAAAGATCATTACGATATAGCTGTTATTGATGAAATTCAAATGATTAGCGATGAGTTTAGAGGAATGGCATGGAGTAGAGCAGTTCTAGGATTAAAGTGTGATGAAATCCATATATGCGGGGCAGCGAATGCAAAAAGTATACTTGAGAAGATTTTAAAAGAGTGCGGCGATGATTATGAAATAAAGGAGTACAAAAGAAGTATTCCGCTGGAAGTTGAAAGTAAGAGCTTTAACTACAAGGATATTAAAGCTGGAGATGCCGTTGTGGTATTTTCTAAAAAGAGAGTACTCAGCATAGCACAGCAGTATTCAAGTAAAGGTGTTAAAGCCAGCATAATATATGGAGATTTGCCACCTGAAGTTAGAAAAGCGCAGTACCAGCAGTTTATAAATAAAGAAACAAAGGTTTTGGTAACTACTGATGCCATAGGGATGGGAGTTAATTTACCTATTAGAAGGATAATCTTCATGAACATAAAAAAGTTTGATGGTGAGGAAATACGTGAGCTGACATCTCAGGAGGTAAAGCAAATAAGTGGGCGTGCAGGAAGAAAGGGAATTTACGATGTAGGCTATGTGGCAGGTGCAGGAGATACTCAAGATTTTCTTAAATCCAAATTAGAAGAAGAGGATAAAGAAATAGAAAAAGCTGTTATAGGTCCATCTGATGCCATACTTAGAATAAAAGAGCTTCCTCTCAGAGAAAAGCTAGCCTTATGGAGTACCAGGGAAGAAAAACTGGATTATTATACTAAAATGGATATAAGTGATTACATTTTGATTTTAGATAGAATAAAAAGATACAAATTAAAGGAAGAGGTAGAGTGGGATTTGTTAAAGGTTCCTTTCGATGTATCAAGTGAAGAATTGATGGATACATTTTTAGGGTATGTTGATGAATTATTTATTAATAAGCAAGATAGTTTATTTAAGCCCCAGTGTTTTAAGGGGAATTTAGATGATTTAGAAATATACTATCAAAAGATAAATATGTATTATTCATTTTCTAAAATATTTAATTTGGATTTTGATGTGGAATGGGTTTATAGTGAAAGAATGAAAGTAAGTGAAGATATAAATGATATATTGATTAGGATATAG
- a CDS encoding DEAD/DEAH box helicase, which yields MTNTLFNELGISQEIADGLKKEGIEYAMEIQRKTIPSALSGKDIVGESETGSGKTLAYIAPIFQNINLESKDVQAYILVPTHELALQVHNVIKTLSTNSDIPVRSAAIIGSASIKRQIETLRKGKPHIVVGSTGRILQLIRMKKLKSHAIKTIVVDEADKLLDKNNINDVKAIIKTTLRDRQLMFFSATIDDRTLDIARDLMKDHKFIKTEHKNSMNENIKHMCFMCEKRDKILILRKLVHILNPKRAIVFVNKPDEIETLTEKLKYHKLKAEAIYGTADKETRKKALEDFKLGKINLLVASDIAARGLDVEDVDYVFSYDMPEDTDNYLHRSGRTARAGKNGTSICIITDKEEKLLKKYEKTFNIKIDLMHMYKGKIMNAN from the coding sequence ATGACAAATACTTTATTTAATGAATTAGGCATAAGTCAAGAAATAGCAGATGGACTAAAAAAAGAGGGCATTGAATATGCTATGGAAATACAACGTAAAACAATTCCAAGCGCTCTTTCAGGTAAAGATATAGTAGGAGAATCAGAAACAGGCAGCGGAAAAACTTTAGCCTATATTGCTCCTATATTTCAAAATATAAATTTGGAAAGTAAAGATGTTCAGGCATATATCCTTGTTCCTACACATGAACTTGCACTCCAAGTACATAATGTAATAAAAACTTTATCTACTAATTCAGATATTCCAGTTAGATCTGCAGCTATAATAGGAAGTGCAAGTATAAAAAGACAAATAGAAACTTTAAGAAAAGGAAAACCTCATATAGTAGTTGGTTCTACAGGTAGAATACTTCAACTTATTAGAATGAAAAAGCTAAAATCTCATGCTATTAAGACCATTGTCGTAGATGAAGCAGATAAACTTTTAGATAAAAACAATATAAATGATGTTAAAGCTATAATAAAAACCACATTAAGAGACAGACAATTAATGTTTTTTTCAGCTACTATAGATGATAGGACTTTAGATATCGCAAGGGATTTAATGAAAGATCATAAATTTATAAAGACAGAACATAAAAACTCTATGAATGAAAATATAAAACATATGTGCTTTATGTGCGAAAAAAGAGATAAAATATTAATTCTAAGAAAACTTGTACATATATTAAATCCTAAAAGAGCTATAGTGTTTGTAAATAAACCAGATGAAATAGAAACACTTACAGAAAAATTAAAATACCATAAATTAAAAGCAGAAGCTATATATGGAACTGCCGATAAAGAAACACGTAAAAAAGCTTTAGAAGATTTTAAACTTGGTAAAATAAATTTACTCGTGGCTTCAGACATAGCTGCTAGAGGACTTGATGTAGAAGATGTGGATTATGTTTTCAGTTACGATATGCCGGAAGATACCGATAACTATCTGCATAGATCAGGAAGGACAGCAAGAGCCGGCAAAAATGGTACTTCCATATGCATAATAACAGACAAAGAAGAGAAATTATTAAAAAAATATGAAAAGACGTTTAATATAAAAATCGATTTAATGCATATGTACAAGGGCAAAATTATGAATGCGAATTAA